The following proteins are encoded in a genomic region of Candidatus Zixiibacteriota bacterium:
- a CDS encoding NHL repeat-containing protein: MGVVVLTAFLVAVLLPAGLQAQAEKSVPAVFLRKLDPPGTNNGLLRPQQVFIDQRFNEVFIVDTGNNRVAVFDTSGVFKFQFSGRDEFGSPTDLVVDSHGFIYVVGTQRQRAGSVFKFDYDGTLMGRLELIDFADSDTFDVRYIAIDSQDILYLMSGAFDRIVKIDAEGKYQGEFPLVTDMTEKERQEVVMGSPRIDGELLYLPVSMFGVVYVYDLSGTLVRRIGLRGNNIGELNFPTAVDVIDHALVLVLDKHRFNVVCFTTAGQFLGEFGGMGNTLGWFYHPERMAVDNLGRIYVSQIFLNRVQVCELPEFIAEQVKSFAKPTSSATLKPWKREAQKEEVSLEFTTPLLNSRSFVSD, from the coding sequence GTGGGCGTCGTTGTCTTAACGGCATTTCTCGTTGCTGTTCTGCTTCCTGCGGGTTTGCAGGCGCAGGCTGAGAAGTCGGTTCCGGCCGTGTTCCTGCGCAAGCTCGACCCTCCCGGAACCAACAATGGTCTCCTCCGTCCCCAGCAGGTCTTCATCGATCAGCGCTTCAATGAAGTGTTCATTGTCGATACCGGCAATAATCGTGTGGCGGTTTTCGACACCTCGGGAGTTTTCAAGTTCCAGTTCTCGGGGCGTGACGAATTCGGCAGCCCGACTGATCTGGTTGTCGATTCGCACGGATTCATCTACGTCGTCGGAACGCAGCGGCAGCGCGCCGGGTCGGTCTTCAAGTTTGACTACGACGGCACGCTGATGGGACGCCTGGAACTGATCGATTTCGCTGACTCCGACACTTTTGACGTGCGGTACATCGCGATCGACAGTCAGGACATTCTCTATCTGATGAGCGGCGCGTTTGACCGCATCGTCAAGATCGACGCTGAGGGGAAATATCAGGGTGAGTTCCCGCTCGTGACGGACATGACCGAGAAAGAGCGCCAGGAAGTTGTTATGGGCTCGCCGCGGATTGACGGTGAGCTGCTGTACCTGCCCGTGTCGATGTTTGGCGTTGTGTATGTCTACGACCTCTCCGGAACTCTGGTGCGGCGGATTGGGCTGCGCGGCAACAACATCGGCGAGCTGAACTTCCCGACGGCGGTGGACGTCATCGATCACGCTTTAGTCTTAGTTCTCGATAAACATCGTTTCAACGTGGTTTGCTTCACGACCGCAGGTCAATTTCTCGGTGAATTCGGCGGGATGGGAAATACGCTGGGGTGGTTCTACCATCCGGAGCGCATGGCAGTGGACAACCTGGGCCGCATTTATGTCAGCCAGATTTTTCTTAATCGGGTTCAGGTGTGCGAGTTGCCGGAGTTCATCGCGGAACAAGTGAAGTCGTTTGCGAAACCAACCTCATCAGCAACCCTTAAGCCTTGGAAGCGCGAAGCGCAGAAGGAGGAGGTGAGTCTGGAGTTTACTACCCCCTTGTTGAATTCACGTTCGTTTGTATCTGATTAG
- a CDS encoding peptidyl-prolyl cis-trans isomerase — MSARSLIVLLLGVWKIALAGSAGAEQPERALLAVVNSDSIFTTDIDAIFAGIHSGMSASQKGDFDYHKLLKKLVNDRLIIQEAKALGIPDEDYFREFLDEQKRELVSRLYVRKNLPPIDSIGEDSIAAYFRDNYHKVRVRTIAVETVAAAESLVAQVKAGADMDSLAKERSLDVHRYMGGLHSFKYWANVELDLRDYLQGATKGQLIGPFPYRQVSAIMRVEDTAPANPEELPALRGLIREALRTQSAGAAWKRFVGSLRDRYAVVIDSGAIATIVANTTSVLDSTFQYGSERPVATIAGQALVDENRLRQATAHTAMSNATAPVATLLYQALDGLLQEAVLYRAGIDAGLDTDERIVRQLVTASDSALIEIYLKETIVAAIKFNHDEFQQYYSEHEADFRDPDQINIREVTVAAAAAADSAVALLREGADFEYVAGRFRKDAKELAERVQWVSLAAFPPSIRADLEQLKVGGSSQAYPTEDGWVIFKILDRRQGELKKMDEVEMKIREAMFQAKFTKLLDAALERLRANSTVVLFDEAIENYLGAGN, encoded by the coding sequence ATGTCGGCGCGATCATTGATAGTACTTCTACTTGGAGTTTGGAAGATAGCGCTTGCGGGCAGCGCCGGTGCGGAACAGCCGGAGCGGGCGCTTCTGGCGGTCGTCAACAGTGACTCAATCTTCACAACGGATATCGATGCCATCTTCGCCGGCATTCATTCCGGAATGTCCGCCAGCCAGAAGGGCGACTTTGACTACCACAAACTGCTGAAGAAGCTCGTTAACGACCGTTTGATCATTCAGGAGGCCAAGGCATTGGGAATTCCGGACGAAGACTACTTCCGGGAATTTCTGGATGAGCAAAAGCGTGAACTCGTGTCACGGCTTTACGTCCGCAAGAACCTTCCGCCGATTGACAGTATCGGCGAGGACAGCATCGCGGCATATTTTCGCGACAACTATCACAAGGTGCGGGTCCGTACGATCGCGGTCGAGACCGTGGCGGCGGCAGAATCGCTCGTGGCGCAGGTCAAGGCCGGCGCGGATATGGACAGCCTGGCCAAAGAGCGCTCGCTGGACGTTCATCGCTATATGGGCGGGCTACACTCGTTCAAGTATTGGGCCAATGTCGAATTGGACTTGCGCGATTATCTGCAGGGTGCGACCAAAGGTCAGCTGATCGGTCCGTTCCCCTATCGACAAGTGAGCGCCATCATGCGGGTGGAAGATACCGCGCCGGCGAATCCGGAAGAGTTGCCGGCGTTACGAGGCCTGATCAGAGAGGCACTGCGGACACAGAGCGCAGGGGCGGCCTGGAAGCGGTTTGTCGGAAGCCTGCGCGACCGCTACGCGGTCGTGATCGACAGCGGGGCAATCGCGACGATTGTGGCGAACACGACCTCGGTGCTGGATTCGACCTTCCAGTATGGCAGCGAGCGACCCGTCGCCACGATCGCCGGCCAGGCTTTAGTCGACGAGAATCGCCTGCGCCAGGCGACCGCGCACACGGCGATGTCGAATGCCACCGCTCCGGTGGCAACGCTCCTTTATCAGGCGCTGGACGGACTGCTGCAGGAAGCCGTCCTCTATCGCGCGGGTATCGACGCCGGGTTGGATACGGACGAGCGCATAGTCCGGCAATTGGTCACAGCGAGCGACAGCGCGCTGATCGAGATCTACTTGAAGGAGACGATTGTCGCCGCGATCAAATTCAATCACGACGAGTTTCAGCAGTACTATAGCGAGCACGAAGCTGATTTTCGCGATCCGGATCAGATCAACATTCGCGAAGTGACGGTGGCGGCGGCAGCGGCCGCGGATAGCGCGGTGGCGTTGCTGCGCGAGGGCGCGGATTTCGAATACGTGGCCGGGCGATTCCGCAAAGATGCCAAGGAACTGGCCGAACGGGTCCAGTGGGTTTCGTTGGCGGCATTTCCGCCGTCGATCCGTGCCGATCTCGAGCAGCTCAAGGTGGGTGGCAGTTCGCAGGCTTATCCGACGGAAGATGGGTGGGTCATCTTCAAGATTCTGGACCGGCGGCAGGGGGAACTGAAGAAGATGGACGAAGTTGAGATGAAGATTCGCGAAGCGATGTTCCAGGCCAAGTTTACGAAATTGTTGGATGCGGCGCTGGAGCGGTTGCGTGCGAATTCTACCGTAGTGCTGTTCGACGAGGCGATTGAGAATTATCTCGGCGCCGGGAATTAG